A region of the Corynebacterium falsenii genome:
TCCATCCCAGCGCGCGGGTGCTGGCCGGATCGATCGCATAGCGGCGATCGTGCCCAGGCCGGTCTGTGACGTGCACGTAGTCATCTGATGGGCGGTCGAAGATCTCCAACAGGTCTTCCACGACCTGCTTGTTCGACCGTTCCCCTTCCGCGCCGATGAGGTAGGTGTTGCCCACCTCTCCGCGCTCGAGTATGGCCCACACGGCATCGTTGTGATCGTCCACGTGGATCCAATCCCGCACATTCTCCCCCGTCCCGTAGAGCCGGGGCTGATGGCCTTCCAACAGCCCGGTGACCTGGCGGGGGATAAATTTTTCCGGATGCTGGCGCGGTCCGTAATTGTTCGAGCAGTTCGAGATCGTGGCCTTGAGCCCACGCGAGCGCACGAATGCCCGGATGAAGTGGTCGGCCGCCGCCTTTGACGCCGAATAGGGCGACGACGGGTTGTAGGGGGTGTCCACGGTGAAACGCCGCGGCTCGTCCAGCGCCAAATCGCCAAAGACTTCGTCCGTGGAGACGTGGTGCAGGTGAACGCCGTGCGCGCAGGCGGCCTCGGCGAGATTCACCGTGCCCTCCACATTGGTTCGGGCGAAGATGCCCGGATCGTGCAGGGAATTATCGTTGTGGCTCTCCGCCGCGAAATGCACGATGGCGGTCTCTGCGGCAGCGTCAGCTTCGCTGCCGCCTTCCGACCCGACGACGGAATCAAGGGCAGCGGCGACGGCGGTGGCGTCGGAAATATCAGCCTTGATGAAGCGGAATCGGCCGGGATAGGCCTCCCCGAGAGGCCGACCATCATCGGCCAAGAGGTTATCGGTATTGGCGGCGTAGGTCAGAGCATCGAGTACCACGACCTGCATGTCCGGACGGGTGGCTAAGGTGCGGTGCACGAAGTTGGAACCGATAAAACCCGCCCCTCCGGTGACGAGAAGGCGGGTGAAAGTGCGTGGCGCGGATGCGCTGCGAGCTGTGCCGGTCATGCCCCTCACTATACCGAGAAGGGCAGTTTGCTCAGCCCAGGGTCTATTCAGGGTCTAGCTCAAGCCAGCGTAGGAGTGCAGGCCGGAGACCACCATGTTGATGAAGAAGAGGTTGAACACCATCGTGGCGAAAGCCAGCACGTTGATCCACGCGGACTTCGGGCCTCGCCAGCCGGGCGTTGCGCGGGCGTGGAGGTAACCGGCGTACAGCAGCCAGGTCACGAAAGATACGGTTTCCTTCGGGTCCCAGCCCCAGAAGCGACCCCACGCGGCGTCTGCCCAAATGGCGCCGAAGATGATACCCAGGCCGAAGATCGGCAGGGTCCAGATGGCGGTGCGGTATGCCAGGGCGTCCAGCTTGGCGGCGTCCGGGAGTGGGCCGACGATGGCGCCGATGAAGCCCTTCTCCTTGCCCTTCGGCTGGACGCGGCGGAACAGGTACATGATGGACGCCATGCCGGAAACCAAGCCGATGCCGCCACCGATGGAGACGGTGGAGACGTGAATGACAAACCAGTAGGACTTCAGCGCGGGAACGACGGGCGCGGTCTGGGCGTAGAGCTTCGTGCCTCCATAGAACAGCAGGAGCACGACGGGGGTGAGGATCCAGGGCCACATGACGCGCATGGACTTCCGACGGATCACCAGGGCTGCGATGATCATGGCGAACATCGTGACCACGGAGACATACTCGAAGAGGTTGCCCCACGGGAAGCGGCCAGCGGCCATGCCGCGCAGCACAACGAAGACCACGTGCAGCGCAATGCCGAGCCACACGAGGGCCTGGGTGATACCGCCGAGCTTGTCGGCACGCTCCACCTGCTTGCGCACGTTGTCGACCCGAAGCCGCTCGGGCAGCTGATCGTCGTAGGACGTGGCGGTGGTGCCTGCCTCGTCGTCGACGGCAATGCCCCCGCCAGTGGCACCGGTGGTCGATGCCCCGGTTGCGGCCAGGACCTTCTCACGGGAGTCGGCCTTGAGCTTGTTCAGTTCCTCTGCACGCTCGCGGCGGCGGTCGGTGGCGACGCGAATGATGCCGTAGAAGACGAGGGATACGGCCAGAGCCAGAAGGTACACAGCCTCAGCAGTGCGGTAGGCCAAGTCAGCGAACTGAGATAGCTCCTGATCGATAATCATGGTGAATCTTTGTCCTTACGCAAAACGAGGGGCGACAACACGGCGCATAAGCATGTGGTGAGGTGGCTAGGCACCGGCTCTTTAAATGTAGCCCGGGATCCGTGCGTGCTCAAACCTTTTTCATGCTGCTTAGCCCCTATTGGACTCCTCCGCGGGGGATTGAGCAAGTTGGCTTAGCCTGCCCAGAGCTGGGCAGGAGCCTGTCTCGAGCCTGGTACGAGCTTGGGTTAGCGGCCCAAATCGTCGTCGATGTGCTCGTCCCAGTCGGTGCTTCCCGTCTCGATGGTCTCATCGAGCTCTTCCTCCTCCAGGCCGAGGATGCGCTCGGAACGGCGGTTGAATTCGCGGCCCCACCCAGCGGAGTCGGTACGCGCCAGACCAGCGATCTCGATGAGGGTGCCCGTACCCGGTGCCGCGCCTGCTTCGGACGTGGTCGTGGCGGGGCTGAGGCGTACCCAGAATCGGCGGCGCTTCACAGCGAGGGAGCCAACCAGCGAAACGAGCATGAGGATCGCGAATCCGAGCACCCACAGGGTCGTGGGATCCTTGGAGATCTGCAGGTTGACGAACGGCTTGGCGCCATCGAAGGTAACCTTCGTGCCGTCATCGAGCTTCACCGATTCGCCCTTGGCCAGGTTCACACGATCGAGCATTTGCATCTGCCCAGAGTGCAGCGCCTCGGTATCGAGCGAGAAGATGTTCTGGCTCTTACCCGCGTCAAGTCCGGTATCGCCGCGGTAAACATCGATCGCCACTGCTGGGTCGCGCAGCGCAGGGTAGTTGGAGGTGAGGATCTTGCCATTGGGGCCGGTAAACGCAGCAGATGGGGAGAATAGCCCCTGGATGCTGATTTGGTGTTGACGCCGCTCTAACAGGTCCGGGTACATGCCCGCTGGCGGGTCCCAGCGGACCGCGCCCGAGGAGAGGAAGTTCACCATATCGTCCGGGCGGAATTGCACGGTCTCTGTGCGCTTTTCGCCATTGGGCCACGTGATCGTGAACGTCGGAGCGTAGCCGTGGCCCTGCAGGTACACGCGGTTGCCTTGGATACGCAGCGGGTGGTTCACACGCAGGGTGGTGTGCAGCCATTCGTCGGTGGGTTTGAAGGCTTCATCGGCGTTGGCGTAGTCAATGTCCGATTCGAAGTTCACGGCTTGGCCGTTTTCCAGGTATTGGGCGGTGAAGTTCTTGACGTTCACGCAAAACGGGGTCAGCCCGGTGCCGTCGAACAATGGGCCGTTGCGGAAGGAATCGTAGTTGGCCACAGCGGAGTTGCAGAACT
Encoded here:
- a CDS encoding cytochrome c biogenesis protein ResB — translated: MLKNILALPRKGWQWLTKMKTALALLFLLAIAAIPGALLPQRSLNEDKVTKYIDANGKTAEVFDKLGLFDVFSSTWFAAIYVLLFVSLIGCILPRSVDHYKALRSSPPPAPKVLSRMPYHVSGHVDQSADEVKDYLRREFKGWNVAEIAPDKDRAGRWSMSAEKGYLREAANLVFHLSLVGILIAVAAGRMVYYEGQVIVVAGTDTAQSQFCNSAVANYDSFRNGPLFDGTGLTPFCVNVKNFTAQYLENGQAVNFESDIDYANADEAFKPTDEWLHTTLRVNHPLRIQGNRVYLQGHGYAPTFTITWPNGEKRTETVQFRPDDMVNFLSSGAVRWDPPAGMYPDLLERRQHQISIQGLFSPSAAFTGPNGKILTSNYPALRDPAVAIDVYRGDTGLDAGKSQNIFSLDTEALHSGQMQMLDRVNLAKGESVKLDDGTKVTFDGAKPFVNLQISKDPTTLWVLGFAILMLVSLVGSLAVKRRRFWVRLSPATTTSEAGAAPGTGTLIEIAGLARTDSAGWGREFNRRSERILGLEEEELDETIETGSTDWDEHIDDDLGR
- the ccsB gene encoding c-type cytochrome biogenesis protein CcsB, giving the protein MIIDQELSQFADLAYRTAEAVYLLALAVSLVFYGIIRVATDRRRERAEELNKLKADSREKVLAATGASTTGATGGGIAVDDEAGTTATSYDDQLPERLRVDNVRKQVERADKLGGITQALVWLGIALHVVFVVLRGMAAGRFPWGNLFEYVSVVTMFAMIIAALVIRRKSMRVMWPWILTPVVLLLFYGGTKLYAQTAPVVPALKSYWFVIHVSTVSIGGGIGLVSGMASIMYLFRRVQPKGKEKGFIGAIVGPLPDAAKLDALAYRTAIWTLPIFGLGIIFGAIWADAAWGRFWGWDPKETVSFVTWLLYAGYLHARATPGWRGPKSAWINVLAFATMVFNLFFINMVVSGLHSYAGLS
- the rfbB gene encoding dTDP-glucose 4,6-dehydratase; its protein translation is MTGTARSASAPRTFTRLLVTGGAGFIGSNFVHRTLATRPDMQVVVLDALTYAANTDNLLADDGRPLGEAYPGRFRFIKADISDATAVAAALDSVVGSEGGSEADAAAETAIVHFAAESHNDNSLHDPGIFARTNVEGTVNLAEAACAHGVHLHHVSTDEVFGDLALDEPRRFTVDTPYNPSSPYSASKAAADHFIRAFVRSRGLKATISNCSNNYGPRQHPEKFIPRQVTGLLEGHQPRLYGTGENVRDWIHVDDHNDAVWAILERGEVGNTYLIGAEGERSNKQVVEDLLEIFDRPSDDYVHVTDRPGHDRRYAIDPASTRALGWKPQYTQFRQGLQATVDWYADHRQWWRAARVASEEKYRRTEREI